From a single Nocardioides sp. dk884 genomic region:
- a CDS encoding ATP-dependent DNA helicase has translation MSSTVEQTSVRDVLATAVRALGGSERAGQVQMAEAVGRAMEDEQHLLVQAGTGTGKSLAYLVPSLLHRERVVVATATLALQHQLVERDIPRLTTALKGQPGVDTSYAVLKGRSNYACLHRVREGVPDDQGALVQLPEGSMGAKVLELRAWADKEAEDGGSGERDNAPRHTDKEWRQVSVSHRECLGAAKCPFGQECFAELAKEKAQKSHLIITNHSLLAIDAVEGVPMIPDYNVVVIDEAHELTQRVTQAATDELWAAEVERAARRAQRYVDGSEADDLSDAADALRAAMGEARPGRLEQLPLDLGDALVLVRDSARAAISAFPKDKDRDGEADAGRTQARGTLQEVFTTAERMAAELDSDVLWMTEGSERMPPRLCVAPLQVWGQMRDKLLNEKTVVFTSATLMLGGDFSSVATSVGLKPSERIIDGSPTAAAPGEGQPWRGLDVGSPFDYGQQGILYVARHLPPPGRDGLVKAQLDEIVELIDAADGRALGLFSSRRAAEAAAEEVRKRLPHLTTLAQGDAQLPELAKQFVADPHTCLFGTLTLWQGLDVPGETCQLVLIDRIPFPRPDDPLMSARQKAADKAGGNGFMQVAATHAALLMAQGAGRLIRTTSDRGVVAVLDPRLATARYGGFLKASLPSMWTTTDPGIVRQALARLAGKPTA, from the coding sequence GTGTCCTCCACTGTCGAGCAGACCTCCGTCCGCGACGTCCTCGCGACGGCCGTGCGTGCGCTCGGCGGCAGCGAGCGCGCCGGGCAGGTACAGATGGCCGAGGCGGTCGGTCGGGCGATGGAGGACGAGCAGCACCTGCTCGTCCAGGCCGGCACCGGCACCGGCAAGTCGCTGGCCTACCTCGTGCCCAGCCTGCTGCACCGCGAGCGCGTCGTGGTCGCCACCGCGACGCTGGCGCTGCAGCACCAGCTCGTCGAGCGCGACATCCCGCGCCTGACCACCGCGCTCAAGGGCCAGCCGGGCGTCGACACGTCGTACGCCGTGCTCAAGGGCCGTTCCAACTACGCCTGCCTCCACCGGGTCCGCGAGGGCGTGCCGGACGACCAGGGCGCGCTGGTGCAGCTGCCGGAGGGCTCGATGGGCGCCAAGGTGCTCGAGCTGCGCGCCTGGGCCGACAAGGAGGCCGAGGACGGCGGCAGCGGCGAGCGCGACAACGCCCCGCGCCACACCGACAAGGAGTGGCGCCAGGTCAGCGTCAGCCACCGTGAGTGCCTCGGCGCCGCCAAGTGCCCGTTCGGCCAGGAGTGCTTCGCCGAGCTGGCCAAGGAGAAGGCCCAGAAGTCCCACCTGATCATCACCAACCACTCGCTGCTGGCCATCGACGCGGTCGAGGGCGTCCCGATGATCCCCGACTACAACGTCGTGGTGATCGACGAGGCCCACGAGCTGACCCAGCGGGTCACCCAGGCCGCCACCGACGAGCTGTGGGCCGCCGAGGTGGAGCGGGCCGCCCGGCGCGCGCAGCGCTACGTCGACGGCAGCGAGGCCGACGACCTCTCCGACGCCGCCGACGCGCTGCGCGCCGCGATGGGCGAGGCCCGGCCGGGTCGCCTCGAGCAGCTCCCGCTCGACCTCGGCGACGCGCTCGTGCTGGTCCGCGACAGCGCGCGTGCGGCGATCTCGGCGTTCCCCAAGGACAAGGACCGCGACGGGGAGGCCGACGCCGGCCGCACCCAAGCCCGCGGCACCCTGCAGGAGGTCTTCACGACCGCGGAGCGGATGGCCGCCGAGCTCGACTCCGACGTGCTGTGGATGACCGAGGGCTCCGAGCGGATGCCCCCGCGCCTGTGCGTGGCGCCGCTGCAGGTCTGGGGCCAGATGCGCGACAAGCTGCTCAACGAGAAGACCGTCGTGTTCACCTCCGCCACGCTGATGCTGGGTGGCGACTTCAGCTCGGTGGCGACGAGCGTCGGGCTCAAGCCGTCCGAGCGGATCATCGACGGCTCGCCGACCGCGGCCGCACCGGGGGAGGGCCAGCCCTGGCGGGGTCTCGACGTCGGGTCGCCGTTCGACTATGGCCAGCAGGGCATCCTCTACGTCGCCCGCCACCTCCCGCCGCCGGGGCGCGACGGGCTGGTCAAGGCCCAGCTCGACGAGATCGTGGAGCTCATCGACGCCGCCGACGGCCGGGCGCTCGGCCTGTTCTCCTCGCGCCGCGCGGCCGAGGCCGCGGCCGAGGAGGTCCGCAAGCGGCTGCCGCACCTCACCACGCTCGCGCAGGGCGACGCCCAGCTGCCCGAGCTGGCCAAGCAGTTCGTCGCCGACCCGCACACCTGCCTGTTCGGCACGCTGACGCTCTGGCAGGGCCTCGACGTCCCGGGCGAGACCTGCCAGCTGGTGCTGATCGACCGGATCCCGTTCCCGCGACCCGACGACCCGCTGATGTCGGCGCGGCAGAAGGCGGCCGACAAGGCCGGCGGCAACGGCTTCATGCAGGTCGCCGCCACCCACGCCGCGCTGCTGATGGCCCAGGGCGCCGGACGCCTGATCCGCACCACCTCCGACCGCGGTGTGGTCGCGGTCCTCGACCCCCGACTGGCGACCGCCCGCTACGGCGGCTTCCTCAAGGCCAGCCTGCCGTCGATGTGGACGACCACCGATCCCGGGATCGTGCGCCAGGCGCTGGCCCGGCTCGCCGGCAAGCCGACCGCCTGA
- a CDS encoding SGNH/GDSL hydrolase family protein translates to MSQGRSRRRRRLAAVLAALVVGATGTVWVAGQAIGGDAGRCERFTAAATDRAGTVTGTGRSVLVVGDSYAAGLLLEDPLAAWPTRLDGRLRVAGFSGSGFSRAASGCGDVSFATRAADALRAHPDAEVVVVEGGLNDHDQRHAEIVAGFTRLTQAVGARPLVVVGPPLAPARTEQARRVDALLARLAARHGATYVSTSGLTLPYLPDGLHLTPEGHTAFGEHVAAVLTRL, encoded by the coding sequence GTGTCCCAGGGACGGTCACGGCGCCGTCGCCGGCTGGCCGCGGTCCTCGCCGCCCTCGTCGTGGGCGCCACCGGGACCGTGTGGGTGGCCGGCCAGGCCATCGGCGGGGACGCCGGGCGCTGTGAGCGCTTCACGGCCGCCGCCACCGACCGCGCCGGCACCGTGACCGGGACCGGGCGCTCGGTGCTCGTGGTCGGCGACTCCTACGCCGCCGGCCTGCTGCTCGAGGACCCGCTCGCGGCCTGGCCCACGCGTCTCGACGGGCGCCTGCGGGTGGCGGGGTTCTCCGGTTCCGGCTTCAGCCGCGCGGCGAGCGGGTGCGGGGACGTCTCCTTCGCCACCCGCGCCGCGGACGCGCTGCGCGCCCACCCGGACGCCGAGGTCGTCGTCGTCGAGGGCGGTCTCAACGACCACGACCAGCGCCACGCCGAGATCGTCGCGGGCTTCACGCGGCTGACCCAGGCCGTCGGCGCCCGCCCGCTCGTGGTGGTCGGCCCGCCGCTCGCCCCGGCGCGCACCGAGCAGGCCCGGCGCGTGGACGCGCTGCTGGCCCGCCTGGCCGCCCGGCACGGCGCGACGTACGTCTCGACGAGCGGGCTCACGCTGCCCTACCTCCCCGACGGGCTGCACCTCACACCCGAGGGCCACACGGCGTTCGGCGAGCACGTCGCGGCGGTGCTCACACGGTTGTGA